The Castanea sativa cultivar Marrone di Chiusa Pesio chromosome 4, ASM4071231v1 sequence ctattatcagggaaaaatacaaaatgtggCCATACagtttttcactctctcaaaaCAACGAcaagaaaccctaatcaccaAAACATCGGTTTCTATATCTTGCGTACATGATTCACAATGGGTTACAAAATGGGCCAAAACTTGTCCATGAGCGCTACGGCTTGGGCCTATCGGTTCCAGCCTCCACTCCATGGATTAAGtctcagaaaatctcccattaaaaaaccATGCAGCATTATTTCGGGTCGAGTTGGTCGTCAACCAGATCAAACATAATTAGGTTCCATAAAGCCCAACAAGGCAAACTATCCATGCCCATCTGACATGTTTGTCTTTATGGTAATTAGACTCGTGTAGGCAAATAACTGTGTAAATAAGGTTGAAAAATGAAGAAGGTAGTCTGCTTACATTTGTAAGCCTTGCTCTACTTATTATCATTGTTTTAATGTGCTAGGTCTAGAATTTAAGTTTTGTCACATTTTCCTTCTTGTTGTCATTTTAGCCTGATGTATTACATTTCATTGTGAATTGAATCAATTGATAACACACCTTTATAAGCAACCAAGTAGTGGCAGATGTGCCCAAAGGAATTCTGAATTGCTTAGATTCTTTGAAAATAGTGGTAGATGTGCTGGTCAAAGATACTTTAGGGTGGAATTATGAATTAGTTTGACAATTAAAGCCAAAATGATGCTGAGAGAAATTTACAAATTCCTGTGTCTGTTGCTCACAAGCTCATAAGGCCTGATTCCAAATCTGGGTCTTATTTGGTTGAAAAAGTATAATTGCTATCGCAGACCAGGAATTGCAGAAACAAAGTTGGCAGGTCTTTTATTGATCTTACTGGCAAAACCTTTTAAGTGAAGACTTTGGGCATTGGAACCAGTTATGTGGGTTATAATTACCTTTTAAAATGATTTGTTATTCTTCGGAGGATTTGAATGTCCATTGTGTCAAAGATATTGAAACCTTAGAccatatttttttccccttgtcaTCTTGAGAAATCTGGTTTGGTTTGATCTGTCCATTGGAACTGATAAGTGCATGTCCACGGCTGGTTGTTTCGAGTCTTTCGACTGGGTTGTTAAAGATTCTATGATAGTAGCATTTTTGGCTTTCtgagcacgggtgcgtttcgggattcgggtgcgggtgcgggactcggcaatttctgaaaaagtagggtgcgggtgcggcgattaaaaaattattaaaaatatttttatttatatttttaatatattgctaaacatacttttttcacattatataaacatataccaaatttaagaacaatagtaaataataactagaatacaactccactatataaacattccatgatattcgaaaattaaaatacaactcacaagtttgaaactaaaacaaaataaaagatacatcAATAAGACaatcaacaagacaatcaaacaccaacttcatcatcatcaagatcaatagcttcactttgaacttcactttcactagtaGTAACACTAGTGCTAACATTCCCAATAACCATGGCCTCCAACTCTGGCTCATCAAGTGTAAGAGCTGCATTCTCTAGAATTCCAGCTCCTCCATGTATATCGCTCTCATTCCAAGAGTCTCCTGCAATATCCCACATCTTTGTATCTCTATTTATGTACTCCGCATTGCGCCTTGACAAGAGTCAAAGATTAGaatgcacatataccaaatccTCAGCACGTGCAGGagtcattttgtttctttttaaggaatgaataaatttgtatgtgctccaattcctctcagcacatgaggatgaacaaggttgtccaagaagtttaagggcaagggtttgaagagttggaaatgcAGAGCCATGGTATTGGCACCAAATCAAAGGTTGTAAGACCCACCTATTTGTCAAGACAGCTGGTGAAGGAAACCTCCCTCCTGAAAATGCAGCAAACTCAGACGTCACCACATTTAATTCATTCACATCTTCAAAGAATCGATCCAAACACTTGCTCAtttccatagaaatttcatGATCTCGATGTGGATGGATGCATTTTGAATTCTCCAAAAGCCATTCAGTGGAGTAATACctagagttaaagattaaaaaacaaatataaatgaaacgtgtgttttactagaaggaggaactaaagaaaatagaaaataaatgtacttacctaggatttaaggaatgagCCAAGCAGTGTAGTGGAGTACAATTTTTAGTCCAACGATCAATAAGTATATCatacaccacactccaaaatgaGCTATACTCATCATCTTCCAAGCCTTCATGCCGATATATTGCTACCTTTACCTTCTCTATTATTGAATCCCACATCTCATACACAAGATGAAGACAAGGCTTATCTGTGTCAGTTACTCGtatcatatcataaataggtgCTGTGAATTCAAGGATATAATCAACCTTATCCCACCAAAGATCACTTAGAATCATCTCTTTCACCTTTTGAGCTTTTCCAACATCATCTTCCCTATAAGAAGCCCATTGCTCACTAATAGCCATGGCTTGAAGgcatctttttatcaacttcaaccttTTTAGCATTATAACAACTGAAGCAAATCTAGTATCAGCAACTTGGAGcaattttaatggaaaaaattcattaaacattgccAACCTCATTGAATGGTTTATGATAAAAACACGTATGAAGGATGCATCATTAGCAATACATGTAATCCAACTACATTCCTTATatgtaacttcattcttttcagtgttttttgctgcacaaatattcttcaaagctAGATTAAGAGTGTGGACAACACAgggtgtccaaaatattttaggatactCACCCTCAATAAGAGCTCCAGTAGATTTCATCACATTAGCATTATCAGTGATGACATGGACAACTTTCTCATGTCCAATCTCTTTTATAGCATCCCTCAACACCCCAGCAATATAATGTTTATCTTTGAACTCACTTAACCCATCAATTGCCTTAATAAACACTGGACCCCCATCTGATACagccataatattaataagaggccACCTTTGTGGATCTGACCATCCATCAGAAACTATACTTACACCATTTTCAACCCAAAAGtccttaattggtttcaaaagtcTATAAATATgagctttttctctttgcaaaagtgttgttctCAAGGCATTGTATCCAGGAGGAACATAACCTGGAATGCTATGAGTAGCGGCATATGAATAGGAACTACGATAATATGGGTTCCTTGCAAAGTTAAATGAAATTCCACCGGTGTAAAACATCCTAGCAATTTGACTATCCAAttcatgtctagcattattcttgAATAATTTCTCCACCGTAGGATTCACAACCTTCCTCCTCTTATTACCATCAAAGGGATTTGTATTATCACTATCTTCTTGTGTTCGAAGTGGGGGAATACTCCCAATAGGCCCACGGCTTAGGGGAGGTGGGGGTAAGGGAATTTGTTTTCTCCGTTCTCTTTCTAACTTATCATTCTCAACCTGATCATGCATTCGCTGCATTTCCAACCTATGGCTCGGTGTCACACTAGGGCATACTTTAATACCTTTATTAACAATTCTTAAT is a genomic window containing:
- the LOC142632827 gene encoding uncharacterized protein LOC142632827, which produces MDEATSIKSSPSSNEGVPNDEAPLWQYVTKIEKPSGSTVKSGGNTHFKCNYCSNIYLGSYSRVKAHLLRIVNKGIKVCPSVTPSHRLEMQRMHDQVENDKLERERRKQIPLPPPPLSRGPIGSIPPLRTQEDSDNTNPFDGNKRRKVVNPTVEKLFKNNARHELDSQIARMFYTGGISFNFARNPYYRSSYSYAATHSIPGYVPPGYNALRTTLLQREKAHIYRLLKPIKDFWVENGVSIVSDGWSDPQRWPLINIMAVSDGGPVFIKAIDGLSEFKDKHYIAGVLRDAIKEIGHEKVVHVITDNANVMKSTGALIEVADTRFASVVIMLKRLKLIKRCLQAMAISEQWASYREDDVGKAQKVKEMILSDLWWDKVDYILEFTAPIYDMIRVTDTDKPCLHLVYEMWDSIIEKVKVAIYRHEGLEDDEYSSFWSVVYDILIDRWTKNCTPLHCLAHSLNPRYYSTEWLLENSKCIHPHRDHEISMEMSKCLDRFFEDVNELNVVTSEFAAFSGGRFPSPAVLTNRRNAEYINRDTKMWDIAGDSWNESDIHGGAGILENAALTLDEPELEAMVIGNVWEFRVNFPTCLGHDSHQELKAQNHMINGEMLVIG